The DNA sequence CGTGCATTGAGCGCCAGAGTAGTTCAATCCGATTGACCCACGGTGAGTAAACAGGTTGAAACAGTAACTCAAATTTTGGATTGTTCTTGAGCCATACCTGCGTCTTTTGGCTTTTGTGGATCACGTAATTATCAAGGACCAGGATAATTTTCTTCGCCCGACGGTAATGCCGTTTCAGCTTTTCCAGTAGTTGAATAAATAGGTCTGAATCCTTACTCAGCCCTGTGGTGTAAATTACCTTGCCCGTCTGACTATTAAGTGCACCGGCAACATAGTGTTTTTCGTTTTTCCCTGGTGTGGGTATTCGTTTTTGTTGATGACGACGCATCCAATCCGCACCAATTTTAGGATTCAGGTCGATATCTGCTTCATCGACATAAAAAACCGGTTCATTAATAGAGTGACTTTGTAATGCATTGTTTATTAATGCCATTTTCTCATCACGATGTGGGTCACGAATATGGAGTGTCGGCGCAGCTCTACGCCAAACAATGCCCATTTTAGGTAACCAACGGCGGATGGTAGAGGCAGCAATGTTGAGTTCTGGACACATGCGATGAATAAGCGATGCAAAAAGCTCTGAACTCCAACGTGAACGTTGATAACCAAAATCTTCTGGCGAGAACTGAATAAGCAGCTCTAAAATGAGTCGAATTTGTTGGTATGGCAAAGAACAAAATCGTCCGCGTTGTTTACTTTCGAGACCGGAAATACCACATTCCTGATACCAGCTGAGCCAGCGTTGAATAGAAGAACGAGCAGCGGCAGTCAGTTGATGAACCATCGAAACAGTCTGCCCCTGATGCAGCATGAGAATAGCAGTCAGACGCCGGGCATGTTCTTTATCGTTGGTTTTATAAATGATTTTTTCGATGCGTCTGCGTTCGGCGCGAGATAAAACTGGTAACATAGCGGTAACTCGGTTTTGGGCGATTGTTTAGTTTGGCGACGATATGATCGCATAACTAAAACCGAGTTACTCCCACCAAGTGATCTACATTTCGGAACAGTTATTTAGTTCCATCCAAAATAATCAATTGACAGCATCATTGTCCTGCAATGTCTTTCGATACTCTTGAGGTGTGATCTGGAATGACTGGCGGAAAACCTTGCAAAAATAACTTGCTTGAGAGAACCCAAGTTTTTTCGCAATGTCGGCTATCGACCAATCACTGCACTGTAATATTTGTTTCGCATTATTCATTTTCTGTTGTGTTACGTAGGTATTAAATCCAATCCCCAACTGATTTTTAAATAGCTTACTGAAGTAATAAGGGCTCAGATATACGTGACTAGAAACTTCCTCCAGTCGAAGCTCGTCAGAGAAATGAGAATCAATGTATCGCAATGCTTTTTTAATTTTTGCATCGTATATTGTTTCAGATTTTTCCCTTACCAATCTTGGCGTTACAGCATCATAAACCACTATCAAATTAAGATTAATTTTAATGTAAGTATCGACAATTATTTTCAGTAGATTGGCTGCAGAAATTATTTTAGAATAATCCACTAAAGGAATTTTTTCATGTTCTGCAACTAACTCATGGTTTGCTTTCCATGATTGATCCCCTTTGTGGACATTATCCAAAGATACATCATTTTTAATACGTACTTGCCCGCATAAGATAAACCCCATTAGATGCCCAGCAATTACTAGCGGGATTGAAAAATCTGTCAATCCTGCATGGCAACGATAAATACAAGGTTTATCGTATTTTGATGCTTCAAGACCACCACATCGGTCACTCATTTTACAATGTGAATAAAGTGTTGGGTCTGCCCGCATTTTTTTACAAAATTGAGTAAAATTAAAATGAGCAGAGATTTCTTCACCGTAAATATTAACAACCACAACAGCCAAATTCGTAGCATGGGCAAAGTCTAACGTTATTTTATTGATAAGGTCTGAGTCTAATGAACTAACAGAAGTCATGCTAAATTCTCTGCTTTATTGGTTATATTCAGTATCGGATCAAGAAACACGCATCAATACGGGTAAGTTTGTATTTCGCAGTATACAACACTTAATCATAACTATTAATTACACATGCTTGACTCATCAAAAAATGGATATCATTAATAATCAAACATCCAGCATGAAGCTCCCAAAAAAATCATCAAAATTTCACCACTGAACTATCTGCATTCTTCGGGAGCAGCTATTATTTCTTGAACAAGCAAGCTCGGATGTAATATTTAAACATTCCAGCACTATCTTTTTTAACGTTAACTAATACCTTCTTATTCCTCATCAAAACCCATTCATCAAGTATTACATTTGTAAGATTTAGTCCACAACGTTGTAAACACTCTTTAAATAACTGTTCACCTGAAATTTCAGTCAAATATGAATAATCCATCAGTCTTACTCCATTTTGTCCAATAAATTAATACCAACAACTACTATTTGGAAATAAGGCTCATGAAATACCAGCATCATGTAACCGATGTAAATTCAGTACACCAACCAAGATACCATTAGCATCAACCACTGGTGCGGCACTGATTTGATGCTCATGTAATGCGTCTAATGCTTCGCTGGCACGCCAATGGGAAGGAAACCGATACCCTGGGCGAGTCATAGCCTGCTCAAGCTGATTACTTAAAGAGTTTTCTTTAACCAGCCAACGGCGAAGATCACCATCAGTAAATACCCCAACCACATATTTTTCTGCATCACAGACTGCAACTAACCCCATGCCTGTCCGGCTTAGTTCCAGCATTGCTTCCATGACACTGCTGTGTTCATCAACGATAGGTAGTAATTCATCTGTTTGCATAACATCATGGACTCTGTTGAGAAGACGAGCACCTAAGCTACCACCCGGATGTGAGCGGGCAAAATCTTCAGCACCGAATCCGCGCTGA is a window from the Tolumonas auensis DSM 9187 genome containing:
- the pocR gene encoding transcriptional regulator PocR, translated to MTSVSSLDSDLINKITLDFAHATNLAVVVVNIYGEEISAHFNFTQFCKKMRADPTLYSHCKMSDRCGGLEASKYDKPCIYRCHAGLTDFSIPLVIAGHLMGFILCGQVRIKNDVSLDNVHKGDQSWKANHELVAEHEKIPLVDYSKIISAANLLKIIVDTYIKINLNLIVVYDAVTPRLVREKSETIYDAKIKKALRYIDSHFSDELRLEEVSSHVYLSPYYFSKLFKNQLGIGFNTYVTQQKMNNAKQILQCSDWSIADIAKKLGFSQASYFCKVFRQSFQITPQEYRKTLQDNDAVN
- a CDS encoding IS630 family transposase, which encodes MLPVLSRAERRRIEKIIYKTNDKEHARRLTAILMLHQGQTVSMVHQLTAAARSSIQRWLSWYQECGISGLESKQRGRFCSLPYQQIRLILELLIQFSPEDFGYQRSRWSSELFASLIHRMCPELNIAASTIRRWLPKMGIVWRRAAPTLHIRDPHRDEKMALINNALQSHSINEPVFYVDEADIDLNPKIGADWMRRHQQKRIPTPGKNEKHYVAGALNSQTGKVIYTTGLSKDSDLFIQLLEKLKRHYRRAKKIILVLDNYVIHKSQKTQVWLKNNPKFELLFQPVYSPWVNRIELLWRSMHEMVTRNHRCRAMWELLRKVKYFLDHVSPFAIAAQNK